The Musa acuminata AAA Group cultivar baxijiao chromosome BXJ3-6, Cavendish_Baxijiao_AAA, whole genome shotgun sequence region CTTCTTCCGCTGCCTCCCCACCACTTCACCCCTTCTTCTCCTccagatattataattatatccGATTGGAAATCCAAAACCGACACAAATCATCAAAAGGATGGTCTAATATAAGGAAGGTGCTAGTTATTTTTTACTGATAAAGACTTTGTAAGGTCCTGCGATCAAAAACATCTTCACCCCTTACACTTTgaaccccccctctctctctctctctatctacaaAGGAACACAAGAAGCTTCCACCAATGCAAGGTTTAAGAGGATCAACAATTAAACTTCTGCAAGTACAGAGGTTGTTTTTATAACTGAAACTTGATCCCATAATCTGCAAAGGAGCAAATTTATCATGATGCCAAAATTTTCCCTAATTTGTTGCATTTATTGATGGGGAAAATATGAAAAATGACAATCGAGTTAGCCAATCAGTGGGTGAACACATTTATAGAGTCATCCTAATCAAACAGATAGTACTCCAAGATCAGGTGATCCAAAGATTCTAATGCACCATTGCCTCAGATGCTGGTAAAAGTAAAAtgtaaaagaaataaaaactaAAAACCATTATATACATCACAATTATGGAGTTTATGGATAAGATTTGGAATTATATAACAATAAGATTTTGCGAAGACAAGAACAACAAAAGCATAAAACACTAACAAGAGCAGAACATTAAACAGGCTCTCAACAAAAAAGCATTAGCAAGAAACTTATACACACTGGTGGCCGTCTTTGATAGCAGGCACTTGCAGTGTCACTTTGAGATCAGCCTCTGCAACTGCACTACGGACACCCTTTTATCTGTAGAAGGTACAAAAAGTACAACCACCTTAGCATCTCAGTACACTACATCTCATTAATAAACCCAATAGGTGCATCATTAACAATCAGAATTTGCACAAAAACAACATGAGGAAGTCAGAAATATGAAACCAGTTCAAAACTATTTTGCAGAAGATCCACATAAATAAGAAGAATGGATGTACCAGATGGCGCAGAAACCATCTCAGTGTGGCAGCTGATGCTTCTGTTGGTTCTGATTTCTGAAAAACATGAAGTAAGAGAATATACATAGAAATCGTCGAATAAAAAATAGAACATAAACACAAGAAAGGTTTAAAAAAAAGTTTACTAAATTGAAGCATGCTCTTGCTGTTAAAATGATCCGTCGATTAAGGAACCATATCTAGATTATGTGCTGACAAGCACTTTTTGCATAGCCATTATAAGATGATAGATTGTACCATCATTGTGGATCAGTTATTCTATGATCTATCACACATGACAAGATGTTCTTGAGCACAGACAGGGTAGCCGCACTAATTTCATTTGAAATGCTGCAGATAATTGTTGTGACTCTCTCTCGATGGAATTCATTCTATCGCTTTTTTTCTCGAAACTCTTGCTCTAGCCgaatgttccaaaacacatccCAACAACAACATGGAAGCGGCACACTTGATCTCATCACAAAGGGTAAAGAAGAACAAGGAAACAACCTTTTCGAACATTCAGCGCTATATAGAATTCTAAACGCACAagcatgaagatcaaattttgagCGCGGATAACGGAAGGAAACAAGAAAAATATCAAACCTGTGGTGGGAGGAGAGCAGGCGGCAGATGACGGCGGCAAATCGGGAGGCGGCACGTCGAGGATAGGGGCGTACATGTAGCAATCGGACGCGAGGTAATCCGCCACGGCCTTGACGAATCCCCTGCTCCTCCGCCGCTTCGTCGGCCTCCTTCGGACTCTAATCTGCCCGTCCGTCTCCATTCCTTCCTCttcaccgaactactctaaaacccTAGATTGGAATCGCGTCTTTCCTTGCTCGAGGAATCCGAAAGAAGAGACGTGGCGAAGGTTTCGCATTCTACGACCGACACGCGGGGTCGAATTGGCCGGCGGGGGTAAAACGGGTCGGATTCTGAGGAACACATCCGTATCCACTTTTTTAGCTGCAGATCCAGATACGGATGCGAATACGGATACGGATAACAGGCGGAAATTGAATTATGATTACATGACGGATATCGTATAAGgtgaatatttaattttttatatcatttttatataaaaatatgtgAATCTAAATTAGATATTTATGCAATATATGacgaatataaatattattattatttttctttaactcacatTCTTTGGGTTAAATTATTTTGATCTtattaaaagaaaattgattttcCGTATCAACCATTTTCACAGTTTGGAAATAGCATATTTactgtttaaaattttattattataaatataatatatatatatatatatatattatcaaccTTGTACAAATCTAATTTAGgatattaaaa contains the following coding sequences:
- the LOC135639702 gene encoding uncharacterized protein LOC135639702, yielding METDGQIRVRRRPTKRRRSRGFVKAVADYLASDCYMYAPILDVPPPDLPPSSAACSPPTTEIRTNRSISCHTEMVSAPSDKRVSVVQLQRLISK